One Aster yellows witches'-broom phytoplasma AYWB DNA segment encodes these proteins:
- a CDS encoding IS3 family transposase: MKKIAKIIEKEKQKNKLLQTLMKKNQKTDKKTVFELVKQFNQKLNLTTILKTIKTKRSTYYYWLKVENKIKAKKEKYLLQQNRIKALCLQEKYFCGHRKITDLYQKTFNENITKKKIYTIMKENGIFCRLRIKKNKYYYKNNLKAKLKVVDNLINQDFISTKPMKKLFTDITYFKTPQGFLYFSCIIDSFNNQIIASHTSKHQNKELVLNTIQKLPLLKEPCIIHSDQGTVYQSQKVQQTLIKKGFLISMSRKATPRDNAVIENFFGQMKTILQHQHPFLFQKSPEKVKKIINYFPKFWNNQWILAKLNYSSPSQYCQNFR; this comes from the coding sequence ATGAAAAAAATAGCTAAAATAATAGAAAAAGAGAAACAAAAAAATAAATTATTACAAACTCTAATGAAAAAAAACCAAAAAACTGATAAAAAAACTGTTTTTGAATTAGTTAAACAATTTAATCAAAAACTAAATTTAACAACCATTTTAAAAACTATCAAAACCAAAAGAAGCACTTATTATTATTGGTTGAAAGTCGAAAATAAAATAAAAGCCAAAAAAGAAAAATACTTATTACAACAAAATCGCATCAAAGCTTTATGTTTACAAGAAAAATATTTTTGCGGTCATCGTAAAATCACTGATTTATACCAAAAAACTTTTAACGAAAACATTACCAAGAAAAAAATTTATACTATTATGAAAGAAAACGGTATTTTTTGTCGTTTAAGAATTAAAAAAAATAAATATTATTATAAAAATAATTTAAAAGCTAAATTAAAAGTGGTAGACAATTTAATTAATCAAGACTTTATATCAACTAAACCCATGAAAAAACTATTTACCGACATAACTTATTTCAAAACTCCCCAAGGATTTTTATATTTTTCTTGTATTATTGATTCTTTCAACAACCAAATTATCGCTTCCCACACTTCCAAACATCAAAATAAAGAATTAGTTTTAAACACCATCCAAAAATTACCTCTATTAAAAGAACCTTGTATCATTCATTCCGACCAAGGCACAGTTTATCAATCACAAAAAGTCCAACAAACACTAATTAAAAAAGGTTTTTTAATCAGCATGTCGAGAAAAGCTACTCCACGTGATAACGCTGTAATTGAAAACTTTTTCGGCCAAATGAAAACTATCTTACAACATCAACATCCTTTTTTATTTCAAAAATCACCTGAAAAAGTTAAAAAAATAATCAATTATTTCCCTAAATTTTGGAACAATCAATGGATTTTAGCTAAATTAAATTATTCATCACCTTCTCAATATTGTCAAAATTTTAGATAA
- a CDS encoding DUF2963 domain-containing protein — protein sequence MCYNRFIKIKVNENIKKINLQINHYLHLKPFFFSSVVIVFYGFNQTVFQYLAINELFPKRLEIQRNNNIFKDESGYVLGNIKTIEVKNKTFNTCKIPSLSNRCNYINKRRFEKMKINLTKITYLKDGKTIDWIDEYDKNGKIVKKTLYNFNGTINSITEFSLNSIRIKSTHYQKDGKKIKFICEYDSNGKKTKSTYLIPDGKTISAIIEFDKQGQRVKATYYPIIGGKGISHIAEYKNNIINKETYYFYDGKTIDWINEYDKNGKIVKKTLYNFNGTINFIEEYK from the coding sequence TTGTGTTATAATAGATTTATAAAAATAAAAGTTAATGAAAATATAAAAAAAATAAATTTACAAATAAACCACTATCTCCATTTAAAACCATTCTTTTTTTCATCAGTTGTAATTGTTTTCTATGGTTTTAATCAAACTGTTTTTCAATATTTAGCTATAAATGAATTATTTCCAAAAAGATTAGAAATTCAAAGAAACAATAATATTTTCAAAGATGAATCAGGATATGTTTTAGGCAACATTAAAACAATCGAAGTTAAAAATAAAACTTTTAATACTTGCAAAATCCCATCCTTATCAAATAGATGTAATTATATCAATAAAAGGAGATTTGAAAAAATGAAAATTAATTTAACCAAAATAACATATTTAAAAGATGGCAAAACAATTGATTGGATTGACGAATACGATAAAAACGGGAAAATAGTAAAAAAAACCCTATACAATTTCAACGGTACAATTAATTCCATCACCGAATTCTCATTAAATAGTATTAGAATCAAATCAACTCATTATCAAAAAGATGGGAAAAAAATTAAATTTATCTGTGAATATGACTCAAATGGTAAAAAAACAAAATCAACCTACCTCATCCCTGATGGAAAAACAATTTCTGCTATTATTGAATTCGATAAACAAGGACAAAGAGTCAAAGCAACCTATTACCCAATCATAGGAGGCAAAGGAATTAGTCATATTGCTGAATATAAAAACAACATCATAAATAAAGAAACATACTATTTCTACGATGGAAAAACAATTGACTGGATTAACGAATACGATAAAAATGGGAAAATAGTAAAAAAAACCCTATACAATTTCAACGGTACAATTAATTTTATCGAGGAATACAAATAA
- a CDS encoding toprim domain-containing protein: MNFQEKIKNIQINFPMSVLLKKLNIIPPKFNPKYRFPCPIHQGQNPTCCHLTSDNKIHCWKCCKDYDIIDVYMEIRGIKTFNNALEKINNFMKTQEFKNLIQQQTSTPNISYEPFKYQYHHNKINNPIDEKEINATKTQLFKEISPLFNQIRDYYHYLLTTNRNNESHLGLEYLTQKRKLTIETIKEFKLGYAPLSDKPLSFRLLNYCKKQNIDTIKLIEYGFIKDKTNQQNKTYYHDTFHGSIIIPIENGYNKTFHFYQNNFREVSYFQPKYKSLNNFSQTPTFHFSYRFFEALPYIKQMKTIIIHEGFFDVISCWQNNIKNVVGLICVTQLLSKSQIEILKKENIKVIIALDNDETGQKRSEALGEQLKEENIIYEIRRILPPYDKTCKDVDDLLRQFGKEAYQKCFLDPYITYEEAKNKIIVDLAIYFFGKDKVEIIT; the protein is encoded by the coding sequence ATGAATTTTCAAGAAAAAATAAAAAATATTCAAATCAACTTCCCTATGTCAGTTTTATTAAAAAAATTAAATATAATACCACCAAAATTCAATCCCAAATATCGTTTTCCTTGTCCCATTCATCAAGGACAAAACCCAACTTGTTGCCATTTAACTTCAGATAATAAAATTCATTGTTGGAAATGTTGTAAAGATTACGATATTATTGATGTTTATATGGAAATAAGAGGAATTAAAACCTTCAATAACGCTCTTGAAAAAATCAATAACTTTATGAAAACTCAAGAATTTAAAAACTTAATCCAACAACAAACTTCAACGCCTAATATTTCTTACGAACCTTTTAAATATCAATACCACCACAATAAAATCAACAACCCAATTGATGAAAAAGAAATTAACGCTACAAAAACACAATTATTTAAAGAAATATCACCTTTATTCAACCAAATTAGAGATTATTATCATTATTTATTAACCACTAACCGAAATAATGAATCTCACCTAGGATTAGAATATTTAACCCAAAAAAGAAAATTAACTATAGAAACTATTAAAGAATTTAAACTAGGTTATGCCCCATTATCTGATAAGCCTTTATCCTTTCGTCTATTAAATTATTGTAAAAAGCAAAATATCGATACAATAAAATTAATTGAATATGGTTTTATTAAAGATAAAACCAATCAACAAAATAAAACATATTATCACGATACTTTTCATGGTTCCATCATTATCCCCATTGAAAATGGATACAATAAAACATTTCATTTTTATCAAAATAACTTTCGCGAAGTTTCTTATTTCCAACCTAAATATAAATCCCTCAATAATTTTAGTCAAACACCTACTTTTCATTTCAGTTATCGTTTTTTTGAAGCGTTACCTTATATTAAACAAATGAAAACCATTATTATTCATGAAGGTTTTTTCGATGTCATTAGTTGTTGGCAAAACAATATTAAAAACGTTGTCGGTCTCATTTGTGTCACTCAACTACTTTCTAAATCACAAATAGAAATTCTAAAAAAAGAAAATATCAAAGTAATTATTGCCTTAGATAATGATGAAACAGGTCAAAAACGAAGTGAAGCCTTAGGAGAACAACTTAAAGAAGAAAATATTATTTACGAAATTAGACGCATTTTACCACCTTATGATAAAACTTGTAAAGATGTTGATGATTTATTGCGACAATTCGGAAAAGAAGCATATCAAAAATGTTTTTTAGACCCATACATTACTTATGAAGAGGCCAAAAATAAAATCATAGTCGATTTAGCTATTTATTTTTTTGGAAAAGACAAAGTAGAAATAATTACATAA
- a CDS encoding replicative DNA helicase, with protein sequence MLTNEQKALKQLINYIEQGQWEKLNLYCQIINPKNLLNPKNTKIFTALKYLFLEKQTSHPWDKLTTKPIIIKELLTYLQTHFPQDNFTLDSLNYLNDDFNNQNNNHVLDNLKHTYTQEKLFQQLIKIISPTYENQDPYHKNLYYQEIFDKLRNFISSIPHKNDKTHFTLNQMASLHPEFFDTDNQSKQKIQEEYYRLSETFKGLNQSTKGFKKGQIITIGGYTGLGKTTFVYNLLLDIAKTKHKEISHYPHILVFSYEMTLEENLNRLLAHQTQIPLDVILDKNFEDANITPLKYTERMKIAKQFFANINLSFSYDKSKNIDYVIDLVYRFYLEKQAEIIVIDHLQITKTTNHLENDRLAIDEIMTKLKKLAIELNIVIIILSQFSRDTYSNYQGKSPEITALKGSGGIETNSDIVLMMSEFKPKLSKDKEKPINIYNSTLEELYSDYNDNENQKIIEVCIKKNRSGTKKTLIYHFEMTTQTFQEIGYVLPYKIETYY encoded by the coding sequence ATGTTAACCAACGAACAAAAAGCGTTAAAACAATTAATAAATTATATCGAACAAGGCCAATGGGAAAAGTTAAACCTTTACTGCCAAATAATCAACCCCAAAAATCTACTTAACCCCAAAAATACAAAAATATTTACAGCTTTAAAATATTTATTTTTAGAAAAACAAACATCTCATCCATGGGACAAACTCACTACAAAACCCATTATTATCAAAGAGTTATTAACATATTTACAAACTCATTTCCCTCAAGATAACTTTACTTTAGATTCTTTAAATTATTTAAATGATGATTTTAATAACCAAAATAATAATCATGTTTTAGATAATCTAAAACATACCTATACCCAAGAAAAACTATTTCAACAATTAATAAAAATCATTAGCCCCACATATGAAAACCAAGACCCCTACCACAAAAATTTATATTACCAAGAAATATTTGATAAATTAAGAAATTTTATCTCTTCAATCCCCCATAAAAACGATAAAACACACTTTACTTTAAACCAAATGGCCTCTTTGCATCCTGAATTTTTTGACACAGATAATCAATCAAAACAAAAAATACAAGAAGAATATTACCGTTTATCCGAAACTTTTAAAGGACTCAACCAATCCACAAAAGGATTCAAAAAAGGCCAAATAATCACTATTGGGGGGTATACTGGATTAGGTAAAACAACTTTTGTCTACAATCTTCTTTTAGATATAGCCAAAACCAAACACAAAGAAATATCTCATTATCCTCATATTTTGGTATTTTCTTATGAAATGACCTTAGAAGAAAATTTAAATCGTTTATTAGCCCACCAAACTCAAATTCCTCTAGATGTTATTTTAGATAAAAATTTTGAAGATGCCAATATCACACCTCTCAAATACACGGAAAGGATGAAAATAGCAAAACAATTTTTTGCAAACATAAATTTATCATTTAGTTATGATAAAAGCAAAAATATTGATTATGTAATTGATTTAGTTTATCGTTTTTATTTAGAAAAACAAGCAGAAATTATCGTAATTGACCACCTTCAAATAACCAAAACCACAAACCACTTAGAAAATGACCGTCTAGCAATTGATGAAATCATGACTAAATTAAAAAAATTAGCCATTGAATTAAACATTGTTATTATCATTTTATCTCAATTTTCAAGAGATACATACAGCAATTATCAAGGTAAATCACCAGAAATAACAGCTTTAAAAGGAAGTGGCGGAATTGAAACTAACTCAGATATCGTCTTAATGATGTCTGAATTCAAACCCAAACTATCCAAAGACAAAGAAAAGCCCATAAATATATATAATTCAACCTTAGAAGAACTATATTCAGACTATAATGACAATGAAAATCAAAAAATAATCGAAGTATGTATCAAAAAAAATAGAAGTGGTACCAAAAAAACCTTAATTTATCACTTTGAAATGACCACTCAAACCTTCCAAGAAATCGGTTATGTTTTACCTTATAAAATAGAAACTTATTATTAA
- the tmk gene encoding dTMP kinase encodes MKLIIFEGLDGSGKTSLIKSVQQELQKQGNEVVVIRGLGSSTIGNSIRETFLTHNNLHNLTRYFLSFANMIQTQEECIKHQLKTNKIILVDRWLGSNFAYRVYPSKIDKNYHIFNNLSKKFIKPDITIYLKIHPQLGLERKINQKNHQLDVIETSSLTYFQQVEKGYFEFLKKQNIGTKIILNNMNDKDAKFNQQYIIKKIGEIKNGNNN; translated from the coding sequence ATGAAATTAATTATCTTCGAAGGACTTGACGGTAGCGGAAAAACAAGTCTAATAAAAAGCGTTCAACAAGAATTACAAAAACAAGGTAATGAAGTGGTGGTGATTCGCGGATTAGGAAGTTCTACAATCGGGAATTCTATACGTGAAACGTTTTTAACCCACAATAATTTACATAATTTAACTAGATATTTTTTAAGTTTTGCCAACATGATTCAAACCCAAGAAGAATGTATCAAACACCAATTAAAAACAAACAAAATCATTTTAGTTGACCGTTGGTTAGGTTCTAATTTTGCCTATCGTGTATATCCTTCAAAAATTGACAAAAATTATCACATTTTTAACAATTTGAGTAAAAAATTCATCAAACCTGATATCACTATTTATCTAAAAATTCATCCTCAATTAGGTTTGGAACGCAAAATAAATCAAAAGAATCATCAATTAGATGTGATTGAAACTAGTTCCTTAACTTATTTTCAACAAGTAGAAAAGGGATATTTTGAATTTTTGAAAAAACAAAACATAGGAACTAAAATTATTTTAAACAATATGAATGATAAAGATGCTAAATTTAATCAACAATACATTATCAAAAAAATAGGAGAAATAAAGAATGGCAATAATAATTAA
- a CDS encoding YqaJ viral recombinase family protein, producing the protein MQITNLNQRTSQWYQHRQKYINASEIGSITGNDKFRTLEQLVHDKIFGTTFTSNKYTEHGNKTEPLARSFFEKTTKLNFPDTIFTDDEVKMFSASLDGYNSKTNTLLEIKCPYVDENNNISPTWNGFFSYQKVPLNYWAQVQCQLYCSQANFAYFLVYFNNTNYHVVRIYQDNNFINKMIADGKKYLELLHKAKQELSQTTYLKKLKKINFN; encoded by the coding sequence ATGCAAATAACTAATCTAAACCAAAGAACATCACAATGGTACCAACATCGACAAAAATACATTAATGCATCAGAAATAGGTAGCATCACTGGAAATGATAAATTCAGAACCTTAGAACAATTAGTTCATGATAAAATATTCGGCACAACTTTCACAAGCAATAAATACACTGAACACGGCAATAAAACTGAACCACTAGCACGCAGTTTCTTTGAAAAAACAACTAAATTAAACTTCCCTGATACAATCTTTACGGATGATGAAGTCAAAATGTTTTCTGCATCACTTGATGGATATAATTCTAAAACCAACACTTTGTTAGAAATCAAATGCCCTTATGTTGATGAAAACAACAACATCTCCCCCACTTGGAATGGTTTCTTTTCCTACCAAAAAGTCCCTTTAAACTATTGGGCCCAAGTCCAATGCCAACTCTATTGTAGTCAAGCTAATTTTGCTTACTTTTTAGTTTATTTCAATAACACAAATTATCATGTAGTTCGCATTTACCAAGACAATAACTTCATTAATAAAATGATTGCAGATGGTAAAAAATATTTAGAATTGCTACACAAAGCAAAACAAGAATTATCACAAACAACTTATTTAAAAAAATTAAAAAAAATAAATTTTAATTAA